The DNA sequence CGATGGGCGATCTTGTCCACCAAAGCCACGGCGGCCTCGTGATTGCCGAACTCCATTTCCAGGCCGTCGAAATCTCCTTTGGTCAGGACACCACGCTGGTAGCACTCCATAGCAAAGGACACGGTGACGCCCGTGCTCAGGGTATCCATTCCGTAATGGTCGCATTGGTCAGCCAATTTGATGATGGCGGGGAAGTAATCAATGCCACAATTTGGCCCCAGTGCATAAAGGGTCTCGTAGTCAATGGAAACCCGAGCGCCTGTATATGGCCCTTCTGCTACTGAAGTAACTTGTTCGCACGCGATAGCGCACCCTGAGCAGGCCACGGCCTTCTCAGTGAAGTGTTCGTGCATGTATTCGCCGCTGACCTTCTCGGCTCCCTCGAACGTCGTCTGCTGGAAATTGCGGGTGGGGAGCACGCCAATCCGGTTCATGGCCAGAACGTTGGCCGGAGTCCCCAGGATGCGGTATTTCTCCGTCGCTGATCCCTGCGCCAACTTGATCAGAGGCAAGCAGGCTTTCTTCAAGCCCTCTAGATCCGCCACCTTGATAGGATGCGAGCCTCGGATGGCGATCGCTTTGAGGTTCTTGGAACCCATCACTGCCCCATTGCCGCAGCGTCCTGCCTGACGCCCGCGGTCATTGCCTATACTTGCAAAGCGAATTAGATTTTCGCCCGCGACGCCGATGCTTGAGACTCGTACCGTCTCATCACCGATCTTCTGGCGGATTAACTCTTCGGTCTCAAAACAGCCTTTCCCCCATAAGTCTGCTGCGTCTCGGAACTCGACCAGATCGTCGTCAATGAATATCCAGGTTGGCTTCTCAGCCCGCCCTTTGATCACGATCCCGTCGTATCCGGCTCGCCTCATAGTTTGGGAGAAGTAACTGGAGGCCAGCGAGTCGGCGATGAAACCCGTGAGCGGGGACTTGGATGCCACCCCGTGTTTCGTGCCGACCGGCACAATGGTGCCGCCGAAGGCACTACATGCGAAACACAAGGCGTTATCGGGGCCTAAAGGATCAACGCCCTTTGGCGTGTTGTCGTATGCCAAGCGCGTCGCCAACCCCACGCCTCCCACATACTTCTTGAGGAAATCCTCGTGAATGTGCTGCACCCAGCTCTTCTTAGTCGTTAGGTCAATGTGCAGGATTCTGCCCGTATACGAATACATTTTATCCTCCCGCTTCTTGAAACATTAGGATCAGTTTTTGTCCCTCTTGGACTTGTACGTCCAGGCTCTGCGCCGGACGTTTCCCGTCAATGACGAAAAAATAGGGTGCTACGAATTCGTGGGTCTGCGGTGCGAAGACCTGCCCTATCAATACCGGATATCGGTTCGTCAGTGCCGTCACCACATCGCGGAGGGTAGCTCCTTCGCTGACCTCAATCTCTACCGCCTTCTCTTGGGTCAGGCGTCGGGCGAGGCCGAACATCTCCACAGTGAGTTTCACTCTAGAGATCACCCCCTAGCCCATCCGCTGTGCCATATAGTGGGTCAGATCGGCGACGCGACAAGAAT is a window from the Chloroflexota bacterium genome containing:
- a CDS encoding aldehyde ferredoxin oxidoreductase family protein, translating into MYSYTGRILHIDLTTKKSWVQHIHEDFLKKYVGGVGLATRLAYDNTPKGVDPLGPDNALCFACSAFGGTIVPVGTKHGVASKSPLTGFIADSLASSYFSQTMRRAGYDGIVIKGRAEKPTWIFIDDDLVEFRDAADLWGKGCFETEELIRQKIGDETVRVSSIGVAGENLIRFASIGNDRGRQAGRCGNGAVMGSKNLKAIAIRGSHPIKVADLEGLKKACLPLIKLAQGSATEKYRILGTPANVLAMNRIGVLPTRNFQQTTFEGAEKVSGEYMHEHFTEKAVACSGCAIACEQVTSVAEGPYTGARVSIDYETLYALGPNCGIDYFPAIIKLADQCDHYGMDTLSTGVTVSFAMECYQRGVLTKGDFDGLEMEFGNHEAAVALVDKIAHRDGIGDVLAEGVKRASAEIGKGSEKWAMHVKGLEMCGYDPRSLKTFAVGLAVGTRGGCHNRSLAYEADIKGEVDRFKMEKGRGKIVKEKEEYASLYDIVMLCKFLRGCFKDFHAEVSRLYTMTTGIEMTPDDLRTLGERVCNLKKAFNIREGWTKQDDWLPPRFTEEPIPDGPAKGHYVTPEELRLGIDDYYEARGWTKDGLIPKEKLIELGLEDIAEEVGV
- a CDS encoding MoaD/ThiS family protein; the protein is MKLTVEMFGLARRLTQEKAVEIEVSEGATLRDVVTALTNRYPVLIGQVFAPQTHEFVAPYFFVIDGKRPAQSLDVQVQEGQKLILMFQEAGG